In a genomic window of Arthrobacter woluwensis:
- a CDS encoding M50 family metallopeptidase, protein MSGPLLFLGGVLFVAIGIAVSIALHEVGHLLPAKLFKVRVTRYMIGFGPTIFSRKKGETEYGVKALPLGGYVQMIGMYPPNPEDGTLRASSTGMFQNLAREARQQASEEVGPEDGNRVFYKLPVWKKVVVMLGGPAMNIVLGILFTAVLLMGFGSAQATTTLSSVSACQVAQGEKEPGPGEKCTPAPAAAAGLKPGDRIVSFDGKPATDWNSLTEQIRQSAGRKVPVVVQRGDQTIDTIVTPVLTARPVYGADGQPAKDSTGKTLTQDVGFIGVGPRQALVPQGPESVLPAVGTQMTQVSHVVLDLPARVIGVAKAAFSSEPRDPNGPISVVGVGRVAGEVSAMEEIPLNARIASLVGILAGLNFALAIFNLIPLPPLDGGHVAGALYEGIRRGIARIFRRPDPGPFDLAKLLPVTYTVAGLLLVMGVVLIYADIVKPVKLFG, encoded by the coding sequence ATGAGCGGGCCGCTGCTGTTCCTGGGCGGGGTGCTGTTCGTGGCGATCGGCATCGCCGTGTCCATCGCACTGCACGAAGTGGGCCACCTGCTGCCCGCCAAGCTGTTCAAGGTCCGTGTCACGCGGTACATGATCGGCTTCGGCCCCACGATCTTCTCCCGGAAGAAGGGCGAGACCGAGTACGGGGTCAAGGCGCTGCCCCTGGGCGGCTACGTCCAGATGATCGGCATGTACCCGCCGAATCCTGAGGACGGCACCCTGCGGGCCTCTAGCACGGGCATGTTCCAGAACCTCGCCCGGGAGGCCCGCCAGCAGGCGAGCGAGGAGGTGGGGCCCGAGGACGGGAACCGCGTCTTCTACAAACTGCCGGTGTGGAAGAAGGTCGTGGTCATGCTGGGCGGCCCGGCCATGAACATCGTGCTGGGCATCCTCTTCACGGCCGTCCTCCTGATGGGCTTCGGCAGCGCACAGGCCACCACCACGCTGTCCAGCGTGTCCGCCTGTCAGGTGGCGCAGGGCGAGAAGGAGCCCGGCCCGGGGGAGAAGTGCACCCCGGCTCCGGCGGCGGCCGCCGGTCTCAAACCCGGGGACCGGATCGTCAGTTTCGACGGCAAGCCCGCCACGGACTGGAACAGTCTGACGGAACAGATCCGGCAGTCGGCCGGACGCAAGGTCCCGGTGGTCGTCCAGCGCGGCGATCAGACGATCGACACGATCGTCACCCCGGTCCTGACCGCTCGCCCGGTCTACGGCGCGGACGGCCAGCCGGCGAAGGACTCCACGGGCAAGACCCTCACGCAGGACGTCGGCTTCATCGGGGTCGGTCCCCGCCAGGCCCTGGTCCCGCAAGGACCCGAGTCGGTGCTTCCGGCCGTGGGGACACAGATGACCCAGGTCAGCCACGTCGTCCTCGATCTGCCGGCCCGGGTGATCGGTGTGGCCAAGGCCGCCTTCAGCTCGGAGCCCCGCGATCCGAACGGCCCCATCAGCGTGGTGGGCGTCGGACGGGTCGCCGGCGAGGTGTCTGCCATGGAGGAGATCCCGCTGAATGCGCGGATCGCCAGCCTGGTCGGCATCCTGGCCGGGCTGAACTTCGCGCTGGCCATCTTCAACCTGATCCCGTTGCCGCCCCTGGACGGCGGCCACGTGGCCGGGGCCCTGTACGAGGGAATCCGCCGCGGCATCGCCCGCATCTTCCGCCGCCCCGATCCGGGCCCCTTCGACCTCGCCAAGCTGCTGCCCGTGACGTACACGGTGGCAGGGCTGCTGCTCGTGATGGGTGTGGTCCTGATCTACGCGGACATCGTCAAACCCGTGAAGCTGTTCGGATGA
- a CDS encoding YciI family protein, translating into MTVFAVEYVYDAATAAVRDEFRPAHRAWLGSLAEEGTVLASGPVDSGAGALLIMVAEDQPALDGLLREDPFQINGAVAQTSAREWSPVIGRFSEFVS; encoded by the coding sequence ATGACTGTTTTCGCCGTGGAGTACGTGTACGACGCCGCAACGGCCGCCGTGCGCGACGAGTTCCGTCCCGCCCACCGCGCCTGGCTCGGATCGCTCGCCGAGGAGGGCACCGTGCTGGCGTCCGGACCCGTCGATTCCGGGGCGGGAGCCCTGCTGATCATGGTGGCCGAGGACCAGCCCGCGCTGGATGGACTCCTCCGGGAGGACCCGTTCCAGATCAACGGCGCCGTCGCCCAGACGAGCGCCCGCGAATGGAGTCCCGTGATCGGCCGCTTCAGCGAATTCGTCTCCTGA
- the ispG gene encoding flavodoxin-dependent (E)-4-hydroxy-3-methylbut-2-enyl-diphosphate synthase, producing the protein MTSVSLGMPSAPPPVLAPRRKTRQIKVGSVGVGSDSPISVQSMTTTPTTDINATLQQIAELTASGCDIVRVACPSADDAAALPIIAKKSQIPVIADIHFQPKYVFAAIEAGCAAVRVNPGNIRKFDDQVKEIAQAAKDHGTSIRIGVNAGSLEPSLLKKYGKATPEALVESAVWEASLFEEHGFHDFKISVKHNDPVVMVAAYEMLAEKGDWPLHLGVTEAGPAFQGTIKSATAFGALLSRGIGDTIRVSLSAPPVEEVKVGNQILQSLNLRPRKLEIVSCPSCGRAQVDVYTLAEQVTAGLEGMEIPLRVAVMGCVVNGPGEAREADLGVASGNGKGQIFVKGQVIKTVPEHEIVETLIEEAMRIADEMESDDPSAPSGSPVVTVS; encoded by the coding sequence GTGACATCGGTCAGCCTTGGAATGCCGTCTGCCCCGCCGCCCGTGCTCGCGCCGCGGCGCAAGACCCGCCAGATCAAGGTGGGTTCGGTGGGCGTCGGGTCCGACTCGCCCATCAGCGTGCAGTCCATGACCACCACCCCCACCACGGACATCAACGCGACCCTGCAGCAGATCGCGGAACTCACAGCCTCCGGCTGCGACATCGTGCGCGTGGCCTGTCCGTCGGCGGACGACGCCGCGGCCCTGCCCATCATCGCCAAGAAGTCGCAGATCCCCGTGATCGCGGACATCCACTTCCAGCCGAAGTATGTCTTCGCGGCCATCGAGGCCGGCTGCGCCGCGGTGCGTGTGAACCCGGGCAACATCCGGAAGTTCGATGACCAGGTCAAGGAGATCGCCCAGGCGGCCAAGGACCACGGCACCAGCATCCGCATCGGCGTCAACGCCGGTTCCCTGGAGCCCAGCCTGCTGAAGAAGTACGGCAAGGCCACCCCCGAGGCCCTCGTGGAGTCGGCCGTGTGGGAGGCGAGCCTCTTCGAGGAGCACGGTTTCCACGACTTCAAGATCTCGGTGAAGCACAACGACCCCGTGGTCATGGTCGCCGCCTACGAGATGCTCGCCGAAAAGGGCGACTGGCCGCTGCACCTCGGCGTGACCGAGGCCGGACCGGCGTTCCAGGGCACCATCAAGTCCGCCACCGCGTTCGGCGCCCTGCTGTCCCGCGGCATCGGCGACACCATCCGCGTCTCCCTCTCGGCCCCTCCCGTGGAGGAGGTCAAGGTCGGAAACCAGATCCTGCAGTCCCTGAACCTGCGCCCCCGCAAGCTCGAGATCGTGTCCTGCCCGTCCTGTGGCCGCGCCCAGGTGGACGTCTACACGCTGGCCGAGCAGGTCACGGCAGGCCTGGAAGGCATGGAGATCCCGCTGCGCGTGGCCGTCATGGGCTGCGTGGTGAATGGACCCGGCGAGGCCCGTGAAGCCGACCTCGGCGTCGCCTCGGGCAACGGCAAGGGCCAGATCTTTGTGAAGGGCCAGGTCATCAAGACCGTGCCGGAACACGAGATCGTTGAGACACTGATCGAAGAAGCCATGCGCATTGCCGATGAAATGGAGTCCGATGATCCGAGTGCTCCCTCCGGCAGTCCAGTGGTCACCGTCTCCTAG
- a CDS encoding GNAT family N-acetyltransferase: MIRELVDEDLPALRDLALRDEAVNAFVLAQTVRPWRSLGATVFGVFDDGGLIAACWAGANVVPIALDPSLAPLFAYALHARSHRYASIFGPSDAVLALLPAMEAFGHVPLEIRRSQPFLLHDGELEVESDPSVRAASMDDFDRILPASVAMFEEEVGYSPFLGGQENYRRRVLNLLRQGHTLARFSPAGQVLFKADLGVVTRGVCQIQGVWMNPAQRGRGMAAARVAAVVEYSRRVAGVASLYVNDYNTAARKVYEKVGFREHGEFATVLY, translated from the coding sequence ATGATCCGTGAACTCGTGGATGAGGACCTTCCCGCGCTCCGGGATCTGGCCCTGCGGGACGAAGCGGTCAACGCCTTCGTCCTGGCCCAGACCGTCAGGCCGTGGCGCTCCCTGGGCGCCACGGTCTTCGGCGTGTTCGACGACGGCGGGCTGATCGCCGCCTGCTGGGCGGGCGCCAATGTGGTGCCCATCGCCCTCGATCCGTCCCTCGCGCCCCTGTTCGCCTACGCGCTGCACGCCCGTTCGCACCGCTATGCCTCGATCTTCGGCCCGAGCGACGCCGTGCTCGCCCTGCTTCCGGCGATGGAGGCCTTCGGACACGTCCCCCTGGAAATCCGCCGGTCCCAGCCGTTCCTCCTGCACGACGGCGAGCTGGAGGTCGAGTCAGACCCCTCGGTCCGCGCCGCCTCGATGGACGACTTCGACCGGATCCTCCCGGCCTCCGTGGCGATGTTCGAGGAGGAGGTGGGCTATTCGCCGTTCCTGGGCGGGCAGGAGAACTACCGCCGCCGGGTGCTCAACCTGCTCCGGCAGGGCCACACGCTCGCTCGTTTCAGTCCCGCAGGCCAGGTGCTCTTCAAGGCGGATCTGGGGGTTGTCACCCGCGGTGTGTGCCAGATCCAGGGGGTCTGGATGAACCCTGCCCAGCGCGGCCGGGGGATGGCCGCCGCCCGGGTCGCCGCCGTCGTCGAGTATTCACGACGTGTGGCGGGTGTCGCCTCCCTGTACGTGAACGATTACAACACCGCCGCGCGGAAGGTCTACGAGAAGGTCGGCTTCCGCGAGCACGGTGAGTTCGCCACGGTCCTGTACTGA
- a CDS encoding TetR/AcrR family transcriptional regulator: MLAAARRLFAEHGFEGTSLRQVGREAGVDPAMVHHFFQGKDELFALSVELPADPAEVLAGVTSLDPRQRSEEIVRAVLRLWESPAQHSLVAFIRGTIGSRTKTAMLREMVSRTILSRITAGLPGTPQELALRGDLVASQMVGLMLTRYVVRLEPLASATPEEVVRQVAPTVQRYLEGGTGESAAPGME, from the coding sequence ATCCTGGCAGCGGCCCGCAGGCTGTTCGCCGAGCACGGCTTCGAGGGCACGAGCCTGCGGCAGGTGGGCCGGGAGGCCGGGGTCGACCCGGCCATGGTCCACCACTTCTTCCAGGGCAAGGACGAGCTCTTCGCGCTCAGCGTCGAACTGCCGGCCGACCCCGCGGAGGTGCTCGCGGGGGTCACCTCCCTCGATCCCCGGCAGCGCTCCGAGGAGATCGTGCGCGCGGTCCTCCGGCTCTGGGAGAGCCCGGCCCAGCACAGCCTGGTGGCCTTCATCCGCGGGACCATCGGGTCCCGCACCAAGACGGCGATGCTCCGGGAGATGGTCAGCCGGACGATCCTGTCGCGCATCACAGCCGGGCTGCCGGGCACCCCGCAGGAGCTCGCCCTCCGTGGCGATCTGGTCGCTTCGCAGATGGTCGGGCTCATGCTGACCCGGTACGTGGTGCGGCTGGAACCCCTGGCGTCGGCGACGCCCGAGGAGGTGGTCCGGCAGGTGGCCCCGACCGTTCAGCGGTACCTCGAGGGCGGGACCGGCGAGTCCGCCGCGCCGGGCATGGAGTGA
- a CDS encoding ABC transporter permease — protein sequence MNPRLLGATTARVLTQIRHDHRSVAMILVVPSFLLAAVYFLFENETLPPGMPRTFDRVGLVMLAIFPFLIMFLITSVTMLRERTSGTLERLLTTPLGKADLLFGYALAFSVLAAVQALVTLAVAYWVFQLDVQGSPVLVGLVCILNSVLGVALGLLCSAFARTEFQAVQFMPVVVVPQILLCGLFVARDSMNSVLEAISNVLPLSYSVEALQEIGRHSDPTETLRNDLIDLAVIAFGLLVLASATLRRRTA from the coding sequence ATGAACCCCCGGCTCCTCGGCGCCACCACGGCGCGCGTGCTCACGCAGATCCGCCACGACCACCGCAGCGTGGCCATGATCCTCGTGGTGCCCTCGTTCCTCCTGGCCGCGGTCTACTTCCTCTTCGAGAACGAGACGCTGCCGCCCGGGATGCCGCGCACCTTCGACCGCGTGGGCCTGGTCATGCTGGCCATCTTCCCGTTCCTGATCATGTTCCTCATCACCTCCGTGACCATGCTGCGCGAGCGGACCAGCGGCACACTTGAGCGGCTGCTGACCACTCCCCTGGGCAAGGCCGACCTCCTCTTCGGCTACGCACTCGCGTTCTCCGTGCTCGCGGCGGTCCAGGCACTGGTCACCCTGGCCGTCGCCTACTGGGTGTTCCAGCTGGACGTGCAGGGCAGCCCTGTGCTGGTGGGGCTGGTCTGCATCCTGAACTCGGTGCTGGGCGTGGCCCTCGGGCTCCTCTGCTCGGCGTTCGCCCGCACCGAGTTCCAGGCGGTGCAGTTCATGCCCGTCGTGGTGGTCCCTCAGATCCTGCTCTGCGGTCTCTTCGTGGCGCGCGACTCCATGAACTCCGTGCTGGAAGCCATCTCCAACGTGCTGCCCCTCAGCTATTCCGTGGAGGCGCTGCAGGAGATCGGCCGCCACAGCGACCCCACGGAGACACTCCGGAACGACCTCATCGACCTGGCCGTCATCGCCTTCGGGCTCCTGGTGCTGGCCTCCGCCACCCTGCGCCGGCGGACGGCGTGA
- a CDS encoding ABC transporter ATP-binding protein — MDGPQQLHSTPAAGEAAVVVQGLHVRRGRLHVLRNLDFAVASGSITGLLGPSGSGKTTLMRAIMGLQRFGSGTVTVLGSPAGAAPLRRKIGYMTQSPSVYRDLTVLDNVRYFATLHGKSTADARDAIEAVGLTGESRRLTADLSGGQFNRVSLACALVGDPELLIMDEPTVGLDPVLRAELWAHFRRLADAGATLLVSSHVMEEARHCQDLLLLRDGRLLAQLTPGELAERGHNTDLEQAFLAMIQESGTSGPGQEEAAS; from the coding sequence ATGGACGGGCCCCAGCAACTTCACTCGACGCCGGCCGCCGGGGAGGCCGCCGTCGTCGTCCAGGGACTGCACGTCCGGCGGGGCCGCCTGCACGTGCTGAGAAACCTGGACTTCGCGGTCGCCTCCGGGAGTATCACGGGGCTGCTGGGTCCATCCGGCAGCGGAAAGACCACCCTCATGCGGGCGATCATGGGCCTCCAGCGCTTCGGCTCCGGCACCGTGACCGTGCTGGGCTCGCCGGCCGGCGCCGCGCCCCTCCGCCGGAAGATCGGCTACATGACCCAGTCCCCCAGCGTGTACCGGGACCTGACGGTCCTGGACAACGTCCGCTACTTCGCCACCCTGCACGGCAAATCGACCGCCGATGCCCGCGACGCCATCGAGGCCGTGGGTCTGACCGGCGAGTCCCGCCGCCTCACCGCGGACCTGTCCGGCGGGCAGTTCAACCGCGTCTCCCTGGCCTGCGCCCTGGTCGGAGACCCCGAACTCCTCATCATGGACGAGCCCACGGTCGGCCTGGACCCCGTACTCCGCGCGGAGCTCTGGGCCCACTTCCGCCGCCTCGCCGACGCCGGCGCCACGCTGCTGGTGTCCAGCCACGTCATGGAGGAAGCGCGCCACTGCCAGGACCTCCTGCTGCTGCGGGACGGCAGGCTCCTGGCGCAGCTGACGCCCGGCGAACTGGCGGAGCGCGGCCACAACACCGACCTGGAACAGGCGTTCCTGGCCATGATCCAGGAGTCCGGAACCTCCGGACCAGGACAGGAAGAGGCGGCATCATGA
- a CDS encoding proline--tRNA ligase, giving the protein MITRLSSLFLRTLREDPVDAEVASHKLLVRAGYIRRAAPGIYTWLPLGLSVLRKVEQIIREEMAAIGAQEVHFPALLPKEPYEVTNRWTEYGEGLFRLQDRKGADYLLAPTHEEMFTLLVKDLYSSYKDLPLAIYQIQNKYRDEARPRAGLLRGREFIMKDSYSFDVDDAGLDASYLAHRGAYLRIFERLGLEVVPVKATAGAMGGSRSEEFLHPTAIGEDTFVRSAGGYAANVEAVTTVAPEPIDYASLPAAVVRDTPDTPTIDTLVDAANRTEPRADRPWTAADTLKNVVLAVTLPTGERQLVIIGVPGDRAVDLKRVEANIGAFLPVGGEIGLEAASEEDLKKNTALVKGYIGPGLTTEEPVLGSEGAAKVLYLVDPRVVPGSSWITGANVDGKHVFGLVAERDFGWDGVIEATEVREGDLAPDGSGPLELARGIEMGHIFQLGRKYAEALDLKVLDQNGKQVVVTMGSYGVGVTRAVAALAESNHDDRGLIWPRNVAPADVHVVAVGRGEEIFSTAAQLAEELSAAGLDVIYDDRPKVSPGVKFGDAELLGVPTILAVGKGLADGVVELKDRRSGEAQNVPVAEAVAAVRAAVAH; this is encoded by the coding sequence GTGATCACACGCCTTTCCTCGCTCTTCCTGCGAACCCTGCGTGAAGACCCGGTGGACGCCGAGGTCGCCAGCCACAAGCTCCTGGTCCGTGCCGGATACATCCGTCGCGCCGCCCCAGGCATCTACACGTGGCTGCCGCTCGGTCTGAGCGTGCTGCGCAAGGTGGAGCAGATCATCCGCGAGGAGATGGCGGCCATCGGCGCGCAGGAGGTCCACTTCCCGGCCCTGCTGCCCAAGGAGCCCTACGAGGTCACCAACCGCTGGACCGAGTACGGCGAGGGCCTCTTCCGCCTGCAGGACCGCAAGGGCGCCGACTACCTCCTGGCTCCCACCCACGAGGAGATGTTCACCCTCCTCGTGAAGGACCTGTACTCCTCGTACAAGGACCTGCCCCTGGCGATCTACCAGATCCAGAACAAGTACCGCGATGAGGCACGCCCGCGGGCCGGCCTCCTGCGCGGCCGCGAGTTCATCATGAAGGACTCCTACTCCTTCGACGTGGACGACGCCGGCCTGGACGCCAGCTACTTGGCTCACCGCGGCGCGTACCTGCGCATCTTCGAGCGCCTCGGCCTCGAAGTGGTCCCCGTGAAGGCCACCGCCGGCGCCATGGGCGGTTCCCGGAGCGAGGAGTTCCTGCACCCCACCGCGATCGGTGAGGACACCTTCGTGCGCTCGGCGGGCGGGTACGCCGCCAACGTCGAGGCCGTGACCACCGTGGCGCCCGAGCCCATCGACTACGCGTCGCTGCCGGCCGCCGTCGTGCGCGACACCCCGGACACCCCCACCATCGACACGCTCGTGGACGCGGCCAACCGGACCGAGCCGCGCGCCGACCGTCCCTGGACGGCCGCCGACACCCTCAAGAACGTGGTCCTCGCCGTGACGCTGCCCACGGGCGAGCGTCAGCTCGTGATCATCGGCGTCCCCGGCGACCGTGCCGTGGACCTCAAGCGTGTCGAGGCGAACATCGGCGCGTTCCTGCCTGTGGGCGGCGAGATCGGGCTCGAGGCCGCCTCTGAGGAGGATCTGAAGAAGAACACCGCGCTGGTCAAGGGCTACATCGGCCCCGGCCTGACCACCGAGGAGCCCGTGCTGGGTTCCGAGGGCGCCGCCAAGGTCCTGTACCTGGTGGATCCCCGCGTCGTGCCCGGCTCCAGCTGGATCACCGGTGCGAACGTCGACGGGAAGCATGTGTTCGGCCTGGTCGCCGAGCGCGACTTCGGCTGGGATGGCGTCATCGAGGCCACCGAGGTGCGCGAAGGTGACCTCGCCCCCGACGGCAGCGGTCCGCTGGAGCTGGCCCGCGGCATCGAGATGGGCCACATCTTCCAGCTCGGCCGCAAGTACGCCGAGGCGCTGGACCTGAAGGTCCTGGACCAGAACGGCAAGCAGGTCGTGGTGACGATGGGTTCCTACGGCGTCGGCGTGACCCGTGCCGTCGCGGCGCTGGCCGAGTCCAACCACGACGACCGCGGCCTGATCTGGCCCCGCAACGTCGCCCCGGCTGATGTGCACGTGGTGGCCGTGGGCCGCGGCGAGGAGATCTTCTCCACCGCCGCCCAGCTCGCGGAGGAGCTCTCCGCAGCAGGCCTGGACGTCATCTACGACGACCGCCCCAAGGTCTCTCCCGGCGTGAAGTTCGGCGACGCCGAACTGCTCGGCGTCCCCACGATCCTCGCGGTCGGCAAGGGCCTGGCCGACGGCGTGGTGGAGCTCAAGGACCGCCGCAGCGGGGAAGCGCAGAACGTGCCGGTGGCCGAGGCGGTCGCCGCGGTGCGCGCCGCCGTCGCGCACTGA
- a CDS encoding sulfite exporter TauE/SafE family protein: MLSGFELLDGGTLAVIVLAGFCAGWVDAVVGGGGLIQLPALLLMPGITPVQALATNKLGSIFGTTTSSITFYRRVHPDLRTAVPMALIALAGSFGGAVIATQLPGKAFKPIIVVALVAVLLFTAFRPAVGGETALRHQGRKHYVLACLIGAVIGCYDGLIGPGTGSFLVIALVSLMGYAFTEASAKAKIVNMATNAGALLFFLPHGSLLWGVGLLLGAANTAGGYLGARMAVARGNSFIRWVFLGVVAVLIVKLGFDVWQDNTR; encoded by the coding sequence ATGCTGAGCGGCTTCGAACTGCTCGACGGCGGCACGCTCGCCGTGATCGTCCTCGCCGGCTTCTGCGCCGGCTGGGTCGATGCGGTGGTGGGCGGCGGCGGTCTCATCCAGCTGCCCGCCCTGCTGCTGATGCCCGGCATCACGCCGGTGCAGGCGCTCGCCACCAATAAGCTCGGGTCCATCTTCGGGACCACCACGAGCTCCATCACGTTCTACCGGCGCGTCCATCCCGATCTGAGGACGGCCGTCCCCATGGCGCTCATCGCGCTGGCCGGCAGTTTCGGGGGCGCGGTGATCGCCACGCAATTGCCAGGCAAGGCCTTCAAACCGATCATCGTGGTCGCTCTCGTGGCCGTGCTGCTGTTCACCGCGTTCCGTCCTGCGGTGGGCGGGGAGACGGCCCTGAGGCATCAGGGCCGTAAACACTATGTCCTGGCTTGCCTGATCGGCGCCGTGATCGGCTGCTACGACGGGCTGATCGGCCCCGGCACCGGGTCCTTCCTGGTGATCGCCCTCGTCTCGCTCATGGGATACGCCTTCACCGAGGCCAGTGCCAAGGCGAAGATCGTCAACATGGCCACCAATGCCGGGGCGCTCTTGTTCTTCCTCCCGCACGGCTCCCTGCTCTGGGGCGTGGGCCTGCTCCTCGGCGCGGCGAACACCGCGGGCGGCTACCTCGGGGCGCGCATGGCCGTGGCCCGCGGGAACTCGTTCATCCGCTGGGTGTTCCTGGGCGTCGTGGCGGTGCTGATCGTCAAGCTCGGGTTCGATGTCTGGCAGGACAACACCCGCTAG
- a CDS encoding aminoglycoside phosphotransferase family protein produces MTRSAEGARWIASLPRLIEECFDTWGLRLDLSPGFPVLHGYSGIVLPVRGRDGAAVLKVSLPVEETLSEGPSLRVWQGRGAVRVLEEEPARCALLLERLEPHRTLISMDLHDAAEVWGGIVRGLSVPVDEVGRILGDTPALAAIPRLSDMAERWCDEFPQSWQEAGEPFPRWLLEAALEVCQVHGTVGRRESREVLVHQDLHFLNILARPGGPDSDGPGGQDTTEWVAIDPQAVLGDAEFSLPPVLRNRLAEYPVVRPAEGVLRRLEEYCEAAGLDPELTRQWSVVSFVEDALWFATKGGHDAEKERSLWLASALAGNVLDDTVDPRRLHDPGHVD; encoded by the coding sequence ATGACGCGGAGTGCCGAAGGCGCCCGGTGGATCGCCAGTCTGCCCCGACTGATCGAGGAGTGCTTCGACACCTGGGGGCTCCGGCTGGACCTCTCCCCCGGCTTCCCTGTCCTGCACGGCTACAGCGGGATCGTCCTCCCCGTCCGCGGACGTGACGGCGCAGCCGTGCTCAAGGTGTCCCTGCCGGTCGAGGAGACCCTGTCGGAGGGGCCATCGCTCCGCGTGTGGCAAGGACGGGGTGCTGTGCGCGTGCTGGAGGAGGAACCGGCCCGCTGTGCCCTGCTCCTCGAGAGGCTCGAACCCCACCGGACCCTCATCAGCATGGACCTCCACGATGCCGCGGAGGTCTGGGGCGGAATCGTCCGAGGTCTGAGTGTGCCCGTGGACGAGGTAGGCCGGATCCTCGGCGACACCCCCGCACTCGCAGCGATCCCACGCCTCTCCGACATGGCGGAACGCTGGTGCGACGAGTTCCCGCAGAGCTGGCAGGAGGCTGGGGAGCCGTTCCCCCGCTGGCTCCTGGAGGCCGCGCTGGAGGTGTGCCAGGTGCACGGCACGGTGGGGCGCCGCGAATCCCGCGAGGTCCTGGTGCATCAGGACCTCCACTTCCTGAACATCCTGGCCCGGCCCGGCGGTCCGGACTCGGACGGCCCCGGCGGCCAGGACACCACCGAGTGGGTGGCGATCGACCCGCAGGCCGTGCTGGGCGACGCCGAGTTCTCGCTGCCTCCCGTGCTGCGGAACCGCCTGGCCGAGTACCCCGTGGTGCGGCCCGCCGAAGGGGTGCTGCGCCGTCTGGAGGAGTACTGCGAAGCCGCGGGACTGGACCCGGAGCTGACCCGCCAATGGAGCGTGGTCAGCTTCGTGGAGGACGCCCTGTGGTTCGCCACGAAAGGCGGACACGACGCCGAGAAGGAGCGATCACTCTGGCTGGCCTCCGCGTTGGCCGGGAACGTCCTGGATGACACCGTCGACCCCCGGCGGCTCCACGATCCCGGACACGTGGACTGA
- a CDS encoding VIT1/CCC1 transporter family protein, whose translation MTTMEIKAGTGKKSARGNLAQRLNWLRAGVLGANDGIVSVAAIVVGVAGATTQQGPLLAAGAAGLIGGAISMALGEYVSVSSQSDSQRAIVRQKRKALSDDPAGELARLKQGYIDQGISPATAALVAEELSAKDALGAHLKSEFNIDEEEIVSPWHAALASALAFTAGAILPLLAVLLLPAAIRIPVTFGVVLTALAATGAVGAWIGGASVSRAAVRVVVGGALALTATFLVGSLLGQSGIV comes from the coding sequence ATGACGACAATGGAGATCAAAGCCGGAACCGGGAAGAAGAGCGCCCGGGGAAATCTGGCCCAGCGCCTCAACTGGCTCCGCGCCGGTGTCCTCGGCGCCAATGACGGCATCGTCTCGGTGGCCGCGATCGTGGTGGGCGTCGCCGGCGCCACCACTCAGCAGGGCCCTCTTCTCGCGGCCGGCGCGGCAGGCCTGATCGGCGGCGCGATCTCCATGGCCCTCGGTGAGTACGTCTCGGTCAGCAGCCAGAGCGACAGCCAGCGGGCCATCGTCCGCCAGAAGCGCAAAGCCCTGAGTGACGATCCCGCCGGAGAACTCGCCCGGCTGAAACAGGGTTATATCGATCAGGGGATTTCCCCGGCCACCGCGGCACTCGTCGCGGAGGAATTGAGCGCCAAAGACGCCTTGGGCGCTCATCTGAAAAGCGAATTCAATATCGACGAGGAAGAAATCGTCAGCCCGTGGCATGCGGCACTCGCCTCAGCGCTGGCCTTCACCGCCGGGGCGATCCTGCCGCTGCTCGCGGTGCTGCTCCTTCCCGCAGCGATCCGCATCCCCGTGACCTTCGGCGTCGTGCTCACCGCTCTGGCCGCCACCGGGGCCGTCGGCGCCTGGATCGGCGGCGCGAGCGTGTCCCGGGCCGCCGTCCGCGTGGTGGTCGGCGGTGCGCTCGCCCTGACCGCGACGTTCCTAGTGGGCAGTCTCCTGGGACAGTCGGGAATCGTCTGA